A single region of the Triticum dicoccoides isolate Atlit2015 ecotype Zavitan chromosome 2B, WEW_v2.0, whole genome shotgun sequence genome encodes:
- the LOC119365470 gene encoding putative xyloglucan endotransglucosylase/hydrolase protein 13 — protein sequence MSRPLLAMAAAAIVVACCFAACPVGAGASAGGFYDNFVVKWGTDPDPDRRVEIVDGGRLVTITLNNVSGAGFQSRDAFLFGEFTMEMKLVPGDSAGTVTTFYLTSKDPTAVGDGHDEIDFEFLGNVSGEPYLMQTNVFAQGVGGREQRSYLWFDPTEDFHNYTILWNPLNIIFSVDGVPVRVFRNHDANGVPYLTRQAMKVHATIWDGDTWATRGGRVKIDWAHAPFVASYGTYAASACVSAAGNGDQDGAPSAFCCPGDAPSWMARRLGPDGERAVAWARDKYMVMDYCDDPWNLGRPAECDMDSLASAV from the exons ATGTCGAGGCCTCTGCTTGCAATGGCCGCGGCGGCGATCGTCGTCGCCTGCTGTTTCGCGGCGTGTCCGGTGGGCGCGGGCGCGAGCGCTGGTGGCTTCTACGACAACTTCGTGGTGAAGTGGGGCACGGACCCAGACCCTGACCGGCGGGTCGAGATCGTCGACGGCGGCCGGCTCGTGACGATCACCCTCAACAACGTCTCCGGCGCCGGGTTCCAGTCCCGGGACGCCTTCCTCTTCGGCGAGTTCACCATGGAGATGAAGCTCGTGCCCGGCGACTCCGCCGGCACGGTCACCACCTTCTAC CTGACATCGAAGGACCCGACGGCGGTGGGGGACGGGCACGACGAGATCGACTTCGAGTTCCTGGGCAACGTCAGCGGGGAGCCGTACCTGATGCAGACCAACGTGTTCGCGCAGGGCGTCGGGGGCAGGGAGCAGCGGTCCTACCTCTGGTTCGACCCGACAGAGGACTTCCACAACTACACAATCCTGTGGAACCCTCTGAACATCAT CTTCTCTGTGGACGGTGTGCCAGTGCGCGTGTTCCGGAACCACGACGCGAATGGCGTGCCGTACCTGACCAGGCAGGCGATGAAGGTGCACGCGACCATCTGGGACGGCGACACCTGGGCCACGCGCGGCGGCCGGGTCAAGATCGACTGGGCGCACGCGCCCTTCGTCGCCTCCTACGGGACCTACGCCGCCAGCGCCTGCGTCTCCGCGGCCGGCAACGGCGATCAGGACGGAGCGCCGTCGGCCTTCTGCTGCCCGGGCGACGCCCCGTCGTGGATGGCCCGGCGGCTGGGGCCGGACGGCGAGCGCGCGGTGGCGTGGGCGCGCGACAAGTACATGGTGATGGACTACTGCGACGACCCCTGGAACCTCGGCCGCCCCGCCGAGTGCGACATGGACAGCCTCGCCTCAGCCGTGTGA